A region from the Geotrypetes seraphini chromosome 10, aGeoSer1.1, whole genome shotgun sequence genome encodes:
- the EMP3 gene encoding epithelial membrane protein 3, whose translation MSLLLFGVTAFHIIILIILFVATLDKSWWVFPNEETVNLWYDCLFDNKTEAWLCSSVSENEWFHAVQALMVLAILFSSFSFILFMCQLYTMKHGGLFYATGIFQIFASLAVFTGAVIYAIHVSEFHLSRKAGGYFGHCFVLAWIAFPLSLISGIVYIHLRKRE comes from the exons ATGAGTCTCCTGCTCTTTGGCGTGACGGCCTTTCACATCATcattctcatcattctcttcgtgGCTACGCTTGACAAG TCATGGTGGGTGTTTCCAAATGAGGAGACGGTGAACCTCTGGTATGATTGCCTCTTTGACAACAAAACAGAGGCCTGGCTCTGCTCTTCGGTGTCTGAAAATG AATGGTTCCATGCCGTACAGGCTCTCATGGTTCTGGCTATCCTCTTCTCCAGCTTCTCCTTCATCCTTTTCATGTGTCAGCTCTACACCATGAAGCACGGGGGGCTCTTCTACGCCACCGGCATCTTCCAGATCTTTGCCA GTCTGGCCGTCTTCACCGGAGCAGTCATTTATGCCATTCACGTGAGCGAGTTCCATCTCAGCAGGAAGGCCGGGGGCTACTTCGGCCACTGCTTTGTTTTGGCCTGGATAGCTTTTCCTCTCAGCCTAATTAGCGGTATAGTGTACATTCACCTGCGCAAGCGAGAATGA